A single window of Elgaria multicarinata webbii isolate HBS135686 ecotype San Diego chromosome 17, rElgMul1.1.pri, whole genome shotgun sequence DNA harbors:
- the BRICD5 gene encoding BRICHOS domain-containing protein 5 gives MEEQAVAHATPSPVTAPPAKSQSSPSRIFWVTLSVILICGIICIAVTTALSFTQSSPKPLLQVVRLNFQNRPGSPMNQSAFINKSKNTVTYYVTSPSNQTTSVLFDRKNGFICYKPSGQNHCYLRMMDAQDYDTMQMSFNLSEHRVDQLPLPNDKTQYYREFLGIVPGRPVRPEEAGGAIRSLCEQVPIYWVKKKDGPPKQRLIYLCIDICFPSNICVSICFYYLPE, from the exons GTGACAGCTCCCCCAGCCAAATCCCAAAGCAGCCCTTCCAGGATATTTTGGGTCACCCTATCTGTCATTTTGATCTGTGGAATTATCTGCATCGCTGTGACCACAGCTCTCAGCTTCACTCAGTCTTCTCCCAAG CCTCTTTTGCAGGTTGTCCGGTTAAACTTTCAGAATCGCCCAGGCTCCCCGATGAACCAATCGGCCTTTATCAACAAGTCCAAGAATACGGTTACGTATTACGTCACTTCACCAAGTAACCAAACTACGTCAGTCCTGTTTGACCGCAAGAAT GGCTTCATTTGCTACAAGCCTTCAGGGCAAAATCACTGTTATCTGAGGATGATGGATGCCCAAGACTATGACACCATGCAGATGTCCTTCAACCTGTCGGAGCACAGG GTGGATCAGTTGCCACTTCCCAATGACAAGACCCAGTACTACCGGGAGTTCCTAGGGATCGTGCCAGGCAGACCAGTGCGGCCAGAGGAAGCTGGAGGGGCCATCCGCTCCCTGTGTGAGCAGGTGCCCATCTACTGGGTCAAGAAAAAAGATG GTCCTCCAAAGCAGCGGCTCATCTACCTGTGCATTGACATCTGCTTTCCGAGCAACATTTGCGTCTCCATCTGTTTCTACTACCTGCCGGAGTGA
- the MLST8 gene encoding target of rapamycin complex subunit LST8 isoform X1 produces the protein MNTTQGTVGSDPVILATAGYDHTVRFWQAHSGICTRTVQHQDSQVNALEITPDRTMIAAAGYQHIRMYDLNSNNPNPVINYDGVSKNITSVGFHEDGRWMYTGGEDCMARIWDLRSRNLQCQRIFQVNAPINCVCLHPNQAELIVGDQSGAIHIWDLKTDHNEQLIPEPEVSVNSVHIDPDASYMAAVNSSGNCYVWNLTGGIGEEVTQLIPKTKIPAHNRYALQCKFSPDSTLLATCSADQTCKIWRTSNFSLMTELSIKSNNPGETSRGWMWDCAFSGDSQYIVTASSDNLARLWCVETGEIKREYSGHQKAVVCLAFNDSVLG, from the exons ATGAACACCACACAGGGCACGGTAGGCAGCGATCCAGTCATCCTGGCCACTGCTGGCTATGACCACACTGTTCGGTTCTGGCAGGCCCACAGTGGGATATGCACCCGAACTGTCCAGCACCAAGATTCT CAGGTCAATGCTCTGGAGATCACCCCAGACCGGACCATGATAGCTGCTGCAG GCTACCAACACATTCGAATGTACGACTTGAACTCCAATAACCCCAACCCTGTTATCAACTACGATGGCGTGAGCAAGAACATCACCTCTGTCGGGTTCCACGAAGATGGCCGATGGATGTACACTGGGGGTGAAGACTGCATGGCCCGCATCTGGGACCTCAG GTCGCGCAACCTTCAGTGCCAGCGCATCTTCCAAGTGAACGCGCCCATCAACTGCGTTTGCCTGCATCCCAACCAG GCAGAACTTATTGTTGGGGATCAGAGCGGGGCCATTCACATCTGGGACCTGAAGACAGACCACAATGAGCAGCTCATTCCGGAGCCAGAAGTCTCCGTCAACTCTGTGCACATAGATCCGGATGCCAGCTACATGGCTGCAGTCAACAGTTCG GGCAACTGTTATGTGTGGAACCTGACGGGAGGCATCGGAGAGGAGGTGACCCAGCTCATCCCCAAGACCAAGATCCCTGCCCACAACCGCTACGCTCTCCAGTGCAAGTTCAGCCCAGACTCCAC GCTTTTGGCTACTTGTTCTGCCGACCAGACCTGCAAGATTTGGAGGACGTCCAACTTCTCCCTCATGACAGAGCTCAGCATCAAGAGCAACAACCCTGGGGAAACGTCCCGTGGCTGGATGTGGGACTGTGCTTTTTCAGGGGACTCCCAGTACATTGTTACAG CCTCCTCGGATAATTTGGCCAGGCTCTGGTGCGTGGAAACGGGCGAGATCAAGAGGGAGTACAGCGGGCACCAGAAGGCTGTCGTCTGCCTGGCTTTCAACGACAGCGTCTTGGGCTGA
- the MLST8 gene encoding target of rapamycin complex subunit LST8 isoform X2, with product MNTTQGTVGSDPVILATAGYDHTVRFWQAHSGICTRTVQHQDSQVNALEITPDRTMIAAAGYQHIRMYDLNSNNPNPVINYDGVSKNITSVGFHEDGRWMYTGGEDCMARIWDLRSRNLQCQRIFQVNAPINCVCLHPNQGNCYVWNLTGGIGEEVTQLIPKTKIPAHNRYALQCKFSPDSTLLATCSADQTCKIWRTSNFSLMTELSIKSNNPGETSRGWMWDCAFSGDSQYIVTASSDNLARLWCVETGEIKREYSGHQKAVVCLAFNDSVLG from the exons ATGAACACCACACAGGGCACGGTAGGCAGCGATCCAGTCATCCTGGCCACTGCTGGCTATGACCACACTGTTCGGTTCTGGCAGGCCCACAGTGGGATATGCACCCGAACTGTCCAGCACCAAGATTCT CAGGTCAATGCTCTGGAGATCACCCCAGACCGGACCATGATAGCTGCTGCAG GCTACCAACACATTCGAATGTACGACTTGAACTCCAATAACCCCAACCCTGTTATCAACTACGATGGCGTGAGCAAGAACATCACCTCTGTCGGGTTCCACGAAGATGGCCGATGGATGTACACTGGGGGTGAAGACTGCATGGCCCGCATCTGGGACCTCAG GTCGCGCAACCTTCAGTGCCAGCGCATCTTCCAAGTGAACGCGCCCATCAACTGCGTTTGCCTGCATCCCAACCAG GGCAACTGTTATGTGTGGAACCTGACGGGAGGCATCGGAGAGGAGGTGACCCAGCTCATCCCCAAGACCAAGATCCCTGCCCACAACCGCTACGCTCTCCAGTGCAAGTTCAGCCCAGACTCCAC GCTTTTGGCTACTTGTTCTGCCGACCAGACCTGCAAGATTTGGAGGACGTCCAACTTCTCCCTCATGACAGAGCTCAGCATCAAGAGCAACAACCCTGGGGAAACGTCCCGTGGCTGGATGTGGGACTGTGCTTTTTCAGGGGACTCCCAGTACATTGTTACAG CCTCCTCGGATAATTTGGCCAGGCTCTGGTGCGTGGAAACGGGCGAGATCAAGAGGGAGTACAGCGGGCACCAGAAGGCTGTCGTCTGCCTGGCTTTCAACGACAGCGTCTTGGGCTGA